The Crocosphaera sp. UHCC 0190 DNA window TCCCAAATAAGCGAAAACCAAGCTAGAGAAACTATAGTGAAGAAACTGTCAAAAAGTTCTAGACAATCCTTAAATTAAACTGAGAATTCACGCCTTGTTGCTTAAAAGATGCCGATGGCTTATCGGTTTACGCCTGTGGACTAGAAGGGGGCCGTCTCCCTAGGATGAAGCAGGAATTGAACGGCAAACTTTCCAGTATTGCATAGGTTTCATGAACAAGATTATAACAAACTTGACATACTTGCAGTAGTTGTCACCAAAAAGAGCTACAATGTATAAATACTTTTGTACTATACTTGGTTGTCTAAAGACACATTGAGGCGTTAATGGCTGCTATTACAAACAATCCCGACAAAGAGAAGGCTCTAAGCTTAGTTCTCAATCAAATTGAGCGAAATTTCGGCAAAGGCTCAATTATGCGTCTTGGCGATGCGGCGCGAATGAAGGTAGAAACCATTTCCACGGGTGCATTAACCCTAGATCTGGCCTTAGGGGGAGGACTACCAAAAGGACGAGTCATTGAGATTTATGGCCCAGAAAGTTCCGGTAAAACAACCTTAGCTCTTCATGCCCTCGCAGAAGTGCAGAAAGCGGGAGGTGTGGCGGCCTTTGTCGATGCGGAACACGCCTTAGATCCCACCTATTCAGCTGCTTTAGGAGTTGATATTAATAACTTATTAGTGGCCCAACCTGATACCGGAGAATCTGCCTTAGAAATTGTTGATCAATTAGTGCGATCGGCCGCCGTTGATGTGGTGGTGATTGACTCCGTAGCTGCCTTAGTTCCCCGTGCTGAAATTGAGGGAGAAATGGGGGATACTCAAGTTGGGTTACAAGCGCGACTGATGAGTAAAGCTTTGCGGAAAGTTGCGGGAAATATTGGAAAATCTGGCTGTGTGGTGATTTTCCTTAACCAGTTACGGCAAAAAATTGGGGTAACTTATGGTAGTCCCGAAGTAACAACAGGAGGAAATGCCCTAAAATTTTACGCCTCAGTACGTTTAGATATTCG harbors:
- the recA gene encoding recombinase RecA; its protein translation is MAAITNNPDKEKALSLVLNQIERNFGKGSIMRLGDAARMKVETISTGALTLDLALGGGLPKGRVIEIYGPESSGKTTLALHALAEVQKAGGVAAFVDAEHALDPTYSAALGVDINNLLVAQPDTGESALEIVDQLVRSAAVDVVVIDSVAALVPRAEIEGEMGDTQVGLQARLMSKALRKVAGNIGKSGCVVIFLNQLRQKIGVTYGSPEVTTGGNALKFYASVRLDIRRIQTLKKGSEGEYGIRAKVKVAKNKVAPPFRIAEFDIIFGKGISQMGCMLDLAEQTDVVNRKGAWYSYNGDNISQGRDNAVKYLEDNPKVAETIEQQVREKLELGALTFPISQVDEEE